The following proteins are encoded in a genomic region of Streptomyces lunaelactis:
- a CDS encoding serine/threonine-protein kinase: MAESRLIQGRYRLLELIGRGGMGEVWRAHDESLGRRVAVKCLKPMGAQHDQSFTRVLRERFRREARVAAALQHRGVTVVHDFGEYEGVLYLVMELLEGRNLSQLLEENKQHPLPVADVVDIAEQVADALAYTHEQGIVHRDLKPANIMRLTDGAVKICDFGIARLAADIGFTSKLTGTGIAMGTPHYMSPEQISGDHVDHRSDLYSLGCVLYEIATGVPPFDHDDAWAVLVGHRDTVPEPPRTLRAEIPEFFQRIVLDLLAKTPEDRPADAKDLRRRMGAAHQGRAHTVLPGPRPEQPPSREPRLPSWTRGMTTGQKATGTSIARPALPDHTAGLTSEWTTNTDPRGGPLVPAQSRPERPTPPPELLAVLTSRHNAGLSLGRLGRWEEAGEVHRAVAVEREHVLGPDHPDTLASRYEVGFTLSRTGRAADALREFGKVVDGRERTMGADHPETLAARQEMAYVLGQLGRHFEAHQVYASVLDSRERTMGHEHPDTLRCRHNLAFNLSRLGRLEDSYQMAYEVAAARARVLGAGHPDTLVTRYEVAYALGQLGRWMEALQTYREVAVARAQALGADHPDTLAARYEVGISLGRLGRSAEALELYRDLVDDRTRVHGPADPETLRARHGLGVNLGRLARWEEALVESRDVCALRERVLGSEHPDTLISRREVAVGLGWLGRWADALAVYGQVAQARERVLGSDHPDALASRNDEAHCLEQLGRHAEAVELYRRVAALRQQRGAQGR, from the coding sequence ATGGCGGAATCCAGGCTGATCCAAGGCCGGTACCGGCTGCTCGAACTCATCGGGCGCGGCGGCATGGGCGAGGTGTGGCGCGCCCACGACGAGTCGCTCGGGCGGCGGGTCGCGGTCAAGTGCCTCAAGCCGATGGGAGCCCAGCACGACCAGTCCTTCACCCGGGTACTGCGGGAGCGCTTTCGGCGCGAGGCGCGGGTGGCCGCCGCGCTCCAGCACCGCGGGGTGACCGTCGTCCACGACTTCGGCGAGTACGAGGGCGTGCTGTACCTGGTCATGGAGCTGCTGGAAGGCCGCAACCTCAGCCAGCTGCTCGAGGAGAACAAGCAGCACCCCCTGCCGGTGGCCGACGTCGTCGACATCGCCGAGCAGGTCGCCGACGCCCTCGCCTACACCCATGAACAGGGCATCGTCCACCGGGACCTGAAGCCCGCCAACATCATGCGGCTCACCGACGGCGCGGTGAAGATCTGCGACTTCGGCATCGCCCGCCTCGCCGCCGACATCGGCTTCACCTCCAAGCTCACCGGCACCGGCATCGCCATGGGCACCCCGCACTACATGTCGCCCGAGCAGATCAGCGGGGACCATGTCGACCACCGCAGCGACCTCTACTCGCTGGGCTGTGTGCTGTACGAGATCGCCACCGGCGTTCCGCCCTTCGACCACGACGACGCCTGGGCGGTGCTCGTCGGACACCGCGACACGGTGCCGGAGCCGCCCCGCACCCTCCGCGCCGAGATCCCGGAGTTCTTCCAGCGGATCGTTCTCGACCTGCTCGCCAAGACCCCCGAGGACCGGCCCGCCGACGCCAAGGACCTCCGCCGCCGGATGGGCGCCGCGCACCAGGGCCGGGCGCACACGGTCCTGCCGGGGCCGCGCCCCGAGCAGCCGCCGTCGCGGGAGCCGCGGCTGCCCTCCTGGACCCGGGGTATGACCACCGGCCAGAAGGCGACCGGCACTTCGATCGCGCGGCCCGCCCTGCCCGACCACACCGCGGGTCTGACCAGTGAGTGGACGACGAACACCGATCCGCGCGGCGGCCCCCTCGTACCGGCCCAGTCCCGGCCCGAGCGGCCCACCCCGCCGCCGGAGCTGCTCGCCGTCCTCACCAGCCGGCACAACGCCGGTCTCAGCCTCGGCCGGCTCGGCCGCTGGGAGGAGGCCGGAGAGGTGCACCGCGCGGTCGCCGTCGAGCGGGAGCACGTCCTCGGCCCCGACCATCCCGACACCCTCGCCAGCCGCTACGAGGTCGGCTTCACGCTGAGCAGGACCGGGCGTGCGGCGGACGCGCTGCGGGAGTTCGGCAAGGTCGTGGACGGGCGCGAGCGGACCATGGGCGCCGACCACCCGGAGACGCTGGCCGCCCGGCAGGAGATGGCGTACGTACTCGGCCAGCTCGGCCGGCACTTCGAGGCCCACCAGGTGTACGCGTCGGTCCTCGACTCGCGCGAGCGGACCATGGGGCACGAGCACCCCGACACACTGCGCTGCCGCCACAACCTCGCCTTCAACCTCAGCAGGCTGGGCCGGCTGGAGGACTCGTACCAGATGGCGTACGAGGTCGCCGCCGCGCGCGCCCGCGTGCTCGGCGCGGGCCACCCCGACACCCTGGTCACGCGGTACGAAGTGGCGTACGCGCTCGGCCAGTTGGGACGCTGGATGGAGGCCCTGCAGACCTATCGCGAGGTGGCCGTCGCGCGCGCCCAGGCGCTGGGAGCCGACCACCCCGACACGCTGGCCGCCCGCTACGAGGTCGGCATCAGCCTCGGGCGGCTGGGCCGCAGCGCGGAGGCCCTGGAGCTCTACCGCGACCTCGTCGACGACCGCACCCGGGTGCACGGGCCCGCCGACCCCGAGACCCTGCGCGCCCGCCACGGTCTCGGCGTGAACCTCGGGCGGCTCGCCCGCTGGGAGGAAGCCCTCGTCGAGTCGCGCGACGTGTGCGCGCTGCGTGAGCGGGTCCTCGGATCCGAGCACCCCGACACCCTCATCAGCCGCCGCGAAGTGGCCGTGGGGCTCGGCTGGCTGGGCCGCTGGGCGGACGCCCTCGCGGTCTACGGACAGGTCGCGCAGGCCCGGGAGCGCGTGCTGGGCTCCGACCACCCCGACGCGCTGGCCAGCCGCAACGACGAGGCGCACTGCCTGGAGCAGCTGGGCCGCCACGCCGAGGCGGTCGAGCTGTACCGGCGGGTGGCGGCCCTGCGGCAGCAGCGCGGCGCACAGGGGCGCTAA
- a CDS encoding LLM class flavin-dependent oxidoreductase, whose amino-acid sequence MTNPSIGQTGGADITLGLDTFGDVTNDAEGKPLSHGQTIRHLVEEGVLADRVGLDHFGIGEHHTDTMPLSAADVVLAAIAARTSHIRLGSAVTVISSDDPVRVFQRYATLDAVSGGRAEVILGRGSSTESFPIFGYDLSDYEELFEEKLSLFAELLQEKPVTWSGNTRASLDGLSIYPHSESGSIPTWVGVGGSPESVIRTARYGFSLMLAIIGARRPASRRSHSCSSRRWRSSDSLSGPSASMRPGMSPPPTSRRWRSSCPPSKPPFEACPGSAVSAPRPVRASCVMSARAARCTSDPPKPWPARSR is encoded by the coding sequence ATGACCAACCCTTCGATCGGTCAAACCGGTGGGGCAGACATCACGCTCGGGCTGGACACGTTCGGTGATGTGACGAACGACGCCGAAGGCAAGCCGCTCTCGCACGGTCAGACCATCCGCCATCTGGTCGAGGAAGGCGTCCTTGCCGACCGGGTCGGCCTGGACCACTTCGGCATCGGTGAGCACCACACCGACACGATGCCGCTCTCGGCTGCCGACGTCGTGCTCGCGGCCATCGCGGCGCGCACATCGCACATCCGCCTCGGTTCGGCGGTGACAGTGATCAGCTCCGACGATCCCGTCCGTGTCTTCCAGCGGTACGCCACTCTCGACGCCGTTTCCGGAGGTCGCGCCGAGGTGATCCTCGGCAGGGGGTCGAGCACCGAATCCTTCCCGATCTTCGGCTATGACCTGAGCGACTACGAGGAACTGTTCGAGGAGAAGCTCAGCCTGTTCGCCGAGCTTCTCCAGGAGAAGCCCGTCACCTGGTCCGGCAACACCCGCGCGTCCCTCGACGGTCTCTCCATCTATCCGCACAGCGAGTCGGGATCGATCCCGACCTGGGTCGGCGTCGGCGGCAGCCCCGAGTCGGTCATCCGGACCGCCCGGTACGGGTTCTCGCTGATGCTCGCGATCATCGGGGCGAGACGGCCCGCTTCGCGCCGTTCTCACAGCTGTTCCAGCAGGCGCTGGAGAAGTTCGGACAGCCTCAGCGGCCCGTCGGCGTCCATGCGCCCGGGCATGTCGCCGCCACCGACGAGCAGGCGGTGGAGGAGTTCCTGCCCGCCTTCGAAGCCACCATTCGAAGCGTGTCCAGGCAGCGCGGTTTCCGCACCCCGACCCGTGAGAGCCTCATGCGTGATGTCGGCGCGGGCGGCGCGCTGCACATCGGATCCCCCGAAACCGTGGCCCGCAAGATCACGGTGA
- a CDS encoding oxygenase MpaB family protein, with protein sequence MSDAAPDPGLFGPDSVTWQMHGDPMMWVAGVRALYLQALHPRAVRGVIQNSDFRKDAWGRLLRTANFVGTISYGTTEAAEKAGARVRRIHTHLKATDPATGERYGVDEPELLLWVHCAEVGSYLDVARRSGFPLSDAQADRYLAEQREAARLVGLEPADVPATTAQLAAYFDRVRPELAAGPEAREVDDFLQRPPVATLLLPARELLWRRVAALAYNALPPYAHELYGRAAPAPGRVTHQLIATGRLLRCIPSRLRWQLPPGHILKAMARLGPGTRPAPYKLRRQEAILDGPGRA encoded by the coding sequence ATGAGCGACGCGGCCCCGGATCCCGGGCTTTTCGGACCCGACTCCGTCACCTGGCAGATGCACGGCGACCCGATGATGTGGGTCGCCGGGGTGCGCGCCCTCTACCTCCAGGCGCTGCACCCCCGTGCCGTGCGCGGCGTCATACAGAACAGCGACTTCAGGAAGGATGCCTGGGGCCGGCTGCTGCGTACGGCCAACTTCGTCGGCACCATCAGTTACGGCACCACCGAGGCCGCCGAGAAGGCGGGCGCCCGGGTCCGCCGCATTCACACCCACCTCAAGGCGACCGACCCCGCGACGGGGGAGCGGTACGGCGTCGACGAGCCGGAGCTGCTGCTGTGGGTGCACTGCGCCGAGGTCGGCTCGTATCTTGACGTCGCACGCCGCTCCGGCTTCCCGCTCAGCGACGCCCAGGCCGACCGCTATCTCGCCGAACAGCGCGAGGCAGCCCGCCTGGTCGGCCTCGAGCCGGCCGATGTGCCCGCCACCACCGCGCAGCTCGCCGCGTATTTCGACCGGGTACGCCCCGAGCTCGCCGCCGGGCCCGAGGCTCGCGAGGTCGACGACTTCCTGCAACGGCCCCCGGTGGCCACCCTGCTTCTCCCGGCGCGCGAACTGCTCTGGCGGCGCGTGGCCGCCCTCGCGTACAACGCACTGCCCCCTTACGCCCATGAGCTGTACGGCAGAGCTGCCCCCGCGCCCGGACGCGTCACGCATCAGCTCATCGCCACCGGTAGACTGCTGCGCTGCATTCCCTCTCGTCTGCGCTGGCAACTCCCGCCAGGTCACATCTTGAAAGCGATGGCGCGACTCGGCCCCGGCACGCGCCCGGCCCCGTACAAACTCCGCAGACAGGAGGCCATACTGGACGGGCCGGGGAGGGCGTAG